Genomic window (Gemmatimonadaceae bacterium):
AATGAGCGTGCCGTTCTACACGAATTTCGCGCAGATGCTCGACGAGCGCGCGTGCGAGGTCGTGGCCATCTGCACGCCGAGCGGACTGCATCCGCGGCACGGCATCATGGCGGCGGAGAAGGGCGCGCACGTGATCTGCGAGAAGCCGATGGCGACGCGGCTGGAGGAAGCCGACGCGTTGGTCCATGCGTGCGATGACGCGGGCGTGTACCTGTTCGTGGTCAAGCAGAACCGGTTGAATCCCGCCATCCAACTGCTCAAGCGGTCGATCGATCTCGGACGCTTCGGACGCATTTATCTCGCGAACACCACCGTGCGCTGGCAGCGGCCGCAGTCGTACTACGACATGGCGCCGTGGCGCGGGACGTGGGAATTCGACGGCGGCGCCTTCATGAATCAGGCGAGCCACTACGTGGACATGATCCAGTGGCTGGTCGGGCCGGTGGAATCGGTGTCGGCCAAGACGGCGACGCTGGCGCGGCGCATCGAGAGCGAGGACACGGGAGTGGCGCTGCTCCGGTTCCGCAACGGTGCGTTAGGCACGATCGAAGTCACGATGCTCGCGCATCCGCGCAACCTCGAGGGGTCGGTGACGATCCTCGGCGAGAAGGGCAGCGTGAAGGTGGGCGGCACGGCGCTCAACCGCATCGAGACGTGGGAGTTCGCGGAGTACCACGACATCGACCGTGAAGCGGAGCTGCTGCGGGGCGCGCCGAACCCGCTCTCAGTGTACGGATCGGGGCACCGGCCGTATTACGAAAACGTCGTCAAGGTATTACGCCGTGAAGCCGCGCCCGACACCGACGGCCGCGAGGGCCGCAAGTCGCTCGAGTTGATCCTCGGCATCTACGAGTCGGCGCGCGCCGAGCGCGAGATCGCGCTGCCGTTGCGCGCGTTTCCGCCGGAGACGGAGTCGGGAGGCGGCCGCCGCGCGTGAGCGAGATGCGCGAGGTGCCGGCGGCGGGCGGCGGCAGCGCGCTGGTCCACGAATCCAGCTACGTCGATGCCGGCGCCACGCTCGGCGCCGGCACCCGCGTTTGGCATTTCTGCCACGTGATGGCGGGCGCCGTGATCGGCGAAGCGTGCAGCCTGGGCCAGAACGTCGTGGTCATGCCGAGGGTGACGTTAGGCAGAAACGTCAAAGTCCAGAACAACGTGAGCCTGTACGAGGGCGTGCGCTGCGAGGA
Coding sequences:
- a CDS encoding Gfo/Idh/MocA family oxidoreductase, which gives rise to MRDVSLERGNTRFRIGLVGCGRISERHFDAIAHTPAMQLVAVCDDVEERARQAGEKMSVPFYTNFAQMLDERACEVVAICTPSGLHPRHGIMAAEKGAHVICEKPMATRLEEADALVHACDDAGVYLFVVKQNRLNPAIQLLKRSIDLGRFGRIYLANTTVRWQRPQSYYDMAPWRGTWEFDGGAFMNQASHYVDMIQWLVGPVESVSAKTATLARRIESEDTGVALLRFRNGALGTIEVTMLAHPRNLEGSVTILGEKGSVKVGGTALNRIETWEFAEYHDIDREAELLRGAPNPLSVYGSGHRPYYENVVKVLRREAAPDTDGREGRKSLELILGIYESARAEREIALPLRAFPPETESGGGRRA